From one Pontibacillus sp. HMF3514 genomic stretch:
- a CDS encoding DNRLRE domain-containing protein, which produces MRSFRKFISLFMIMALLVQYIPNQVLAESNIVEPPHDTTVEDQNQKSDIVGEIKEKREKNVKHFLKEDLTYEAAVYKKPVHYKENGEWKDIDNSLEEVMNSNNKTVFINKQNDYKVHLANNSNANKLVTIKKDGYEVSWSLNNTLNVKASVRPEDQELLDGLDKNERRKTLTNLKSIVDYKGIFTNIDLSYEVLPESVKENIILQKPVDSPEFSFTLNSKGLIAKLKEDNTIMFFDETQPNTKIFEMEAPFMYDATGALSKDISVDLTQNKKHEYQLTVKPSQEWLSDSSREYPVTIDPTLSTSLDSTKIYDNHVSEGYPNTNYITSVINKTGYGSSSGRNRTFIKFDLPELSTGHYITTAYFRLFPYSYKNTGAQVNVHKVKESWDTNTITWANQPQHNESVVDYQMIDGDDYYDWDITEIAQEWYSSSNNNGLMLKNKDENANYTDYVSSDTSSTYENIRPQAVFQYQNNSGLENYWTFHAHGVGGAGTGYINDANGNLVFIRNDMSYSSERMPVSIKHVYNSNDKQKYIGYGPGWRLNLTQTVEYQEIDNTSYYVYTDENGSKHYLKKESTNTYKDETGLNLTLTVDSASTDKRYVIEDKKDNQLSFNSNGKLKYIEDSDGNTIKLFYSNSRLSEVQAGTNHTFTLNYYSNNQLKSITDEDNKVTTIDYASNSLTITSPDGKTATYTYDNQNNLDFVKNSDGYQMDYSYYNASPYRVKKIEEKHVDSSGETLGKYLNIEYQENQTVFTDYRNKQNIYQFNDYGNTVSIQNDRGYAKYFDYNETPGVNKNKLTNQSKLQRLSMNHIMNHNIEQDGNWDALSWSGSTANLSLTSEASYIGNRSLKIDKTNQTSRHYYSQAVTLERGKTYTFSGYIKTENMTELNNKGASLVATYQDDNGNWIDKEGQFINGTNGWKRYEMSFTLSENAASNTVNVRPSVIQESGVAYFDALQIEEGHTANRYNLIENTDVSKGSGTPTYWTENTHNGTEDQLKSLKDTGEPLPPEPLDESVYQVKGEHDKRKFISQTVIVSGEKDDVLVFGGWAKGDSVPLDGRRFSLEVGVKRNDGTYQWKRVNFNQDSPQWQYLSGKVITDAAYQSVTLYAEYYYNENTAYFDGLQLYREPFSTSYQYDSEGNIQSTKDLNDKKSEFKFDGNNDLIESVDPKGSKFEYDYDDDTNDDGKTKHHLESATSATNVKYSFQYDSNGNATKSTVGDDFLYKRSYTSYSQSGHYLTNLANPTGNSYTFNWNESADELDQETDPKGNVKSYQYDDSSRITNVTKGNSSNTYTYENGRIKTVAHNTDVDSQTDDDVTYTFSYDQFGNKTNVKVGNQTLVTKNYEQYTDANGNVIHTGRLESTEYQRDVGVTDNISYQYNADNQVTDLSLNGISQYQYSYNRSGLLGYHKDLVNVRNYHYYYDLSDRLSRVTTSDGFSKFYEYGKNNQLEAFTEVTSSNDSYQTSYRYDRDNREKNVSFTRLPGFEDTEYFQLNGGLKGSKGTNPKSHEDTYEKDTNGKSVLAVYETTTNLLDNPSFEEATSLSSWSTADWDGSTGVWRAVNDGVDGGTSLENVDGDNLTDGSTTNSVANQDYVFSSETTSSRVFTLSAQAKRIGSTQPKLSIQAFDSAGNLISGSYSIVKKNIPEHEWTKISESFTIPSGTKRIKVMVRTSVKDNDIVRFDNIQFEESPFSKPFTKNTTSKPSVQYDLGVSDDAGSMSMWFKTSEQGTKRTILSNKDSSNGQLNVIVDSDDKVKVTTEDTAGTITPIVTGSETIQPDQWYFVTVKWINTSSTLDTTLFVNDVSYTGSTSDFKDFSGGITTLGSNENSENILNGHLEQFTYSDLVLSNTSVQEIHNKGRVNTVHSKYDQIGRLSSKTVDTGKAEFKTTYTYKQGGYGASSTTTLIDTLNVGGTPITYNYDANGNIINITKNGQTVSYEYNGLNELTRENNEMLNQTVIYYYDDGGNILAKEIYDYTTASRSNLGLPNRTIDYQYGDSNWQDKLTKFDGKSISYDSIGNPLSYDGYSYSWTFGDQLQSITGNGVDLSFKYNDSGIRTEKKSESNGVTTTTKYRLEGNKVTYQTNGTDEIYFTYDSAGTLVSMNLNGEDYYYVRNAQGDIIGILDESGTRVVTYQYDTWGKIEAITGSKADTVGEKNPYRYRGYRYDSETGLYYLNARYYNPEWGRFLNADTYGGKVGKILSHNVFAYSLNNPVMYSDPSGQIPVYSVEQQYQNMIDNNPLSMFWPLFEIGNTIKRGAVKGTSWVSKNVNKLKDKASNLLTNVTKFNTKTVDDLIDGAKPLQQKKSTIFQKSGGYNQAVKDFKALKPKNVKPILEDGVEIGKRGKINMNGNTVDINVRIKSSGNDPTIEIIKHKYDRIKFRY; this is translated from the coding sequence TTGAGAAGTTTTAGGAAGTTCATAAGTTTATTTATGATCATGGCTTTACTAGTTCAATACATACCAAATCAAGTATTGGCAGAAAGCAATATTGTAGAGCCGCCACATGATACGACCGTGGAGGACCAAAATCAAAAGTCCGATATTGTCGGTGAGATTAAAGAAAAGCGGGAAAAAAATGTTAAACACTTTTTAAAAGAAGATTTAACTTATGAAGCCGCTGTATATAAAAAACCCGTTCACTATAAAGAAAACGGTGAATGGAAAGATATTGATAACTCTTTAGAAGAAGTTATGAATTCAAACAATAAAACCGTTTTTATAAACAAACAAAATGATTATAAAGTTCACTTAGCTAATAATTCAAATGCGAATAAGTTAGTAACGATTAAAAAAGATGGCTACGAAGTGTCCTGGTCATTGAACAATACACTAAATGTAAAAGCTTCAGTAAGACCGGAGGATCAGGAACTATTAGATGGTCTAGATAAAAATGAACGTAGGAAAACCCTCACGAACCTTAAATCGATCGTTGATTATAAGGGGATTTTCACAAATATTGATCTATCTTATGAGGTATTACCGGAGAGTGTAAAAGAAAATATTATTTTACAAAAACCTGTAGATTCTCCTGAGTTTTCCTTTACTTTAAACTCAAAAGGCCTAATCGCCAAACTAAAAGAAGATAATACAATTATGTTCTTTGATGAAACACAACCGAATACTAAAATATTCGAAATGGAAGCCCCTTTTATGTATGATGCTACGGGAGCTTTATCGAAAGATATATCGGTTGATTTAACTCAAAATAAAAAACATGAATATCAATTAACTGTTAAACCAAGTCAAGAATGGTTATCCGATAGCTCAAGAGAATATCCAGTAACGATTGACCCAACATTAAGTACATCCTTAGATTCAACCAAAATTTATGATAACCATGTTTCAGAAGGTTATCCAAACACCAATTATATCACGAGTGTGATTAATAAAACGGGATATGGATCTTCGTCAGGACGAAATCGTACATTTATAAAGTTTGACCTACCAGAATTAAGTACCGGTCACTATATCACAACAGCCTATTTCCGTTTATTCCCTTATTCCTATAAAAATACAGGCGCTCAAGTAAATGTGCATAAGGTTAAGGAAAGCTGGGATACCAATACCATTACATGGGCAAATCAACCACAACATAACGAATCAGTTGTAGATTACCAGATGATTGACGGGGATGATTACTACGATTGGGATATCACAGAAATTGCCCAAGAATGGTATAGCTCTAGTAATAATAATGGTTTGATGCTCAAAAATAAAGATGAGAATGCGAATTATACAGATTATGTTTCATCAGATACGTCATCCACGTATGAAAATATCCGCCCACAAGCTGTATTCCAATATCAGAATAATTCAGGTTTAGAGAATTATTGGACATTCCATGCTCATGGAGTTGGGGGAGCTGGTACGGGGTATATCAATGATGCCAATGGGAATTTAGTATTTATTCGAAATGATATGTCCTACAGTAGTGAAAGAATGCCAGTGAGCATTAAGCACGTCTACAATAGTAACGATAAACAGAAGTATATAGGGTATGGACCAGGATGGCGTTTAAACTTAACGCAAACTGTTGAATATCAAGAGATTGATAACACAAGTTATTATGTGTATACAGATGAAAATGGTTCAAAGCACTATTTAAAGAAGGAGTCAACGAATACCTACAAAGATGAAACGGGCTTGAACTTAACGTTAACGGTTGACTCTGCATCTACAGATAAACGTTATGTAATTGAAGATAAGAAAGATAATCAACTTAGCTTTAATTCAAACGGGAAATTAAAATATATCGAGGATTCTGATGGAAATACCATTAAGCTGTTCTATAGTAATTCAAGGTTATCCGAAGTACAAGCAGGGACTAATCATACGTTCACATTAAATTACTACTCAAATAACCAATTAAAATCCATTACGGATGAAGACAACAAAGTAACCACTATTGATTACGCAAGCAATAGTCTAACTATTACTTCACCGGATGGTAAGACAGCAACCTACACGTACGATAATCAAAACAATTTGGATTTTGTAAAAAATTCAGATGGTTATCAAATGGATTATTCCTATTATAATGCCAGCCCTTATCGTGTTAAAAAGATTGAAGAAAAGCACGTAGATTCCTCAGGTGAAACATTAGGGAAATATTTGAACATCGAATACCAAGAAAACCAAACAGTATTTACAGACTATCGAAATAAGCAAAACATCTATCAGTTCAATGATTATGGAAACACTGTTTCTATTCAAAACGATCGTGGGTATGCAAAGTATTTCGATTATAATGAAACTCCTGGTGTAAACAAAAATAAGTTAACAAATCAATCTAAACTACAGAGATTATCCATGAACCATATAATGAATCATAATATTGAACAAGATGGAAATTGGGATGCACTTAGCTGGAGTGGATCAACAGCTAACTTAAGCTTAACATCTGAAGCTAGTTATATTGGAAATCGTTCTTTGAAAATTGATAAAACGAATCAAACGTCACGTCACTATTATTCTCAAGCTGTAACTCTAGAAAGAGGGAAAACCTATACCTTCTCTGGATATATAAAAACTGAGAATATGACTGAACTGAACAATAAAGGTGCTTCATTAGTGGCTACGTACCAAGATGATAATGGGAACTGGATCGATAAAGAAGGTCAATTTATCAATGGTACAAATGGTTGGAAACGATATGAAATGAGCTTTACATTGTCGGAGAATGCTGCTAGTAATACGGTTAATGTTCGACCAAGTGTAATACAAGAGTCCGGTGTAGCTTATTTCGATGCTCTACAAATAGAAGAAGGGCATACGGCAAACCGTTATAACCTAATAGAAAATACGGATGTATCAAAAGGAAGTGGTACTCCAACATACTGGACGGAGAACACTCATAATGGTACTGAGGATCAGTTGAAATCATTAAAGGATACAGGTGAACCCTTACCTCCTGAACCATTAGATGAAAGTGTATATCAGGTTAAAGGAGAACACGATAAACGGAAGTTTATCTCTCAAACCGTTATTGTATCAGGTGAAAAAGATGATGTATTAGTATTTGGGGGCTGGGCAAAAGGAGATTCAGTACCGTTAGATGGAAGACGTTTCTCTTTAGAAGTTGGTGTTAAACGTAATGACGGAACGTATCAATGGAAGCGAGTAAACTTTAATCAAGACTCACCACAATGGCAGTATCTCTCAGGCAAAGTAATCACGGATGCTGCTTACCAATCGGTGACATTATATGCGGAGTATTACTACAATGAAAACACAGCTTACTTCGATGGATTGCAGTTGTACCGTGAGCCTTTCAGTACAAGTTATCAATATGACTCAGAAGGAAATATCCAGTCAACCAAAGACTTAAATGACAAAAAATCAGAATTTAAGTTTGATGGAAATAACGATTTAATTGAGTCGGTTGACCCGAAAGGTAGTAAGTTTGAGTATGATTATGATGACGATACAAATGATGATGGCAAAACGAAACACCACCTTGAAAGTGCAACATCTGCGACGAATGTGAAGTATTCCTTTCAGTACGACAGTAATGGAAATGCAACAAAGTCAACAGTTGGTGATGACTTTCTCTATAAAAGATCATACACCTCATACAGCCAAAGTGGTCATTATCTAACAAATTTAGCCAACCCAACTGGTAACTCCTATACGTTCAATTGGAATGAGTCTGCTGATGAGTTAGATCAAGAAACCGATCCTAAAGGAAATGTGAAATCGTATCAATACGACGATAGCAGCCGTATCACAAATGTCACAAAAGGAAACTCAAGTAATACGTACACATACGAAAATGGTCGTATTAAAACAGTTGCTCATAATACTGATGTCGATTCTCAAACCGATGATGATGTCACGTACACTTTCTCCTATGATCAATTTGGAAATAAAACCAACGTAAAAGTTGGTAATCAAACACTTGTTACCAAGAACTATGAACAATACACGGACGCAAATGGGAATGTGATTCATACTGGGAGGCTAGAAAGTACAGAGTATCAAAGAGATGTTGGGGTTACTGATAACATCAGCTATCAATATAACGCTGATAATCAAGTGACCGACCTTTCTTTAAATGGAATCAGCCAATATCAGTACTCTTATAACCGTTCTGGATTACTTGGCTATCACAAAGACTTAGTAAATGTTCGTAATTATCATTACTATTATGATCTTTCGGATCGTTTGAGCCGTGTAACCACGAGTGATGGGTTTAGTAAGTTCTACGAGTATGGCAAGAATAATCAACTCGAAGCATTTACAGAGGTAACGTCATCAAATGATAGTTATCAAACATCCTATCGTTATGACAGAGATAACAGAGAAAAGAATGTTTCCTTTACACGCTTACCAGGTTTTGAAGATACGGAATACTTCCAATTAAATGGAGGCTTAAAAGGTTCTAAAGGAACAAATCCAAAGAGTCATGAGGATACGTATGAAAAAGATACGAATGGAAAGTCTGTTTTAGCTGTTTATGAAACAACAACAAACTTATTAGATAACCCTTCCTTTGAAGAGGCAACGTCATTAAGTAGTTGGTCTACTGCAGACTGGGATGGTTCTACTGGCGTTTGGCGTGCTGTAAACGATGGTGTTGATGGTGGAACAAGTCTTGAAAATGTGGATGGTGATAATCTCACAGATGGCAGTACGACTAATTCAGTAGCTAATCAAGACTATGTATTTTCATCTGAGACCACTTCTTCTAGGGTGTTTACTTTAAGTGCCCAAGCTAAGAGAATAGGAAGTACCCAGCCGAAACTCTCTATACAGGCATTTGATTCTGCTGGAAACCTGATTTCTGGTTCCTATAGTATCGTCAAGAAGAACATTCCTGAACATGAGTGGACGAAAATTTCAGAGTCCTTTACGATTCCGAGTGGCACGAAAAGAATAAAAGTCATGGTTCGTACAAGTGTCAAAGACAATGATATTGTTCGATTTGATAATATTCAATTTGAAGAAAGTCCTTTCTCAAAACCATTTACGAAAAACACAACATCTAAACCTTCTGTTCAGTATGACTTAGGGGTTAGTGATGATGCTGGATCCATGTCAATGTGGTTTAAAACGTCTGAACAAGGAACAAAACGTACAATTCTATCCAATAAGGATAGCAGCAATGGTCAACTGAATGTCATTGTGGATTCAGATGATAAGGTGAAAGTGACGACTGAAGATACAGCTGGTACGATAACACCTATCGTAACAGGGTCAGAAACGATCCAACCGGACCAATGGTATTTTGTTACAGTGAAATGGATCAATACAAGTTCAACACTTGATACAACGTTGTTTGTGAATGACGTAAGTTATACTGGAAGTACAAGTGACTTTAAGGACTTTTCCGGTGGAATAACAACGTTAGGAAGTAACGAGAACAGTGAGAACATATTAAATGGTCATCTAGAGCAATTCACTTACTCTGATCTTGTATTATCGAATACCTCTGTCCAAGAGATTCATAACAAGGGTCGAGTAAATACTGTTCATTCTAAATATGATCAAATCGGTCGTTTATCATCAAAAACTGTTGACACAGGAAAAGCTGAGTTTAAAACAACGTACACCTATAAGCAAGGAGGATATGGTGCATCCTCAACCACAACATTAATCGATACGCTTAATGTTGGTGGAACTCCTATAACTTATAATTATGACGCGAATGGGAACATTATCAACATCACAAAAAACGGACAGACGGTTTCGTATGAATATAACGGACTTAATGAATTAACTCGTGAAAATAATGAGATGCTAAACCAAACTGTCATTTACTATTATGATGATGGTGGGAACATTCTTGCGAAAGAAATCTATGATTACACCACAGCTTCAAGATCTAATTTAGGTTTGCCAAATAGAACCATTGATTATCAGTATGGGGATAGCAATTGGCAGGATAAGCTGACTAAATTTGATGGAAAGTCTATTTCTTACGATTCGATTGGAAATCCACTGTCCTATGATGGTTACAGTTATAGTTGGACATTTGGAGACCAACTTCAATCCATCACAGGAAATGGAGTCGATCTATCCTTTAAGTATAATGATTCCGGCATTCGTACCGAGAAGAAGTCAGAGTCGAATGGCGTAACGACAACGACCAAGTATCGCCTAGAAGGAAATAAAGTCACGTATCAAACCAACGGAACGGACGAGATCTATTTCACGTATGATTCTGCGGGAACGCTCGTCAGCATGAATCTAAACGGTGAGGACTACTACTACGTTCGAAATGCTCAAGGGGATATCATTGGAATCTTAGATGAATCCGGGACAAGAGTAGTTACGTATCAATATGATACGTGGGGCAAAATTGAAGCTATCACAGGCTCCAAAGCTGATACTGTAGGAGAAAAGAATCCCTACCGTTATCGTGGTTATCGTTATGATTCTGAAACAGGACTATATTACCTGAATGCAAGGTATTATAACCCTGAGTGGGGGCGCTTTTTAAATGCAGATACTTATGGAGGGAAAGTGGGAAAAATTCTTTCTCATAATGTATTTGCTTATTCATTAAATAACCCAGTTATGTATAGCGATCCTAGTGGTCAGATTCCGGTTTATTCAGTAGAACAACAATATCAAAATATGATTGATAATAACCCATTAAGTATGTTTTGGCCACTCTTTGAAATAGGTAATACTATTAAAAGAGGTGCTGTAAAGGGGACTAGTTGGGTTTCTAAGAATGTAAACAAACTAAAAGATAAAGCCTCTAATTTATTGACTAATGTTACAAAATTTAATACTAAAACCGTAGATGATTTAATTGATGGTGCTAAACCTCTTCAACAAAAAAAATCTACAATATTTCAGAAGTCAGGTGGATATAATCAAGCAGTAAAAGACTTTAAAGCATTAAAACCTAAAAACGTAAAGCCTATTTTAGAAGATGGTGTAGAAATTGGAAAAAGAGGTAAAATAAATATGAATGGTAATACAGTAGATATCAACGTACGCATTAAAAGTTCAGGTAATGACCCAACGATTGAGATTATTAAGCATAAATATGACAGAATAAAATTCCGCTATTAA
- a CDS encoding tyrosine-type recombinase/integrase, whose amino-acid sequence MKGHFYRRGCKCKKKKCTCGSKWAFTIDIGIDPITGKRKQKTKSGFNTEQEAEAAAAALIHEVNEGTYLEESDKTFSEFTIEWLPIYSDSKDVKPGTIRVRLHEIGKLLPYFAQLKLKDITRKMYQDALNDLKEQGYSDSTREGINRTGRMIFRKALELELIKKDPTEFAYVKKDKKTIEQLEEEEVPKYLEKEELALFLETAGIHGLEHDDLVFLILAYTGIRVGELVALKWKDVDFKNHTISITKTYYNPNNNALEYQLLPPKTRKSRRKIVVDEDVINALKEHKKVQNKVIEQLGNDYYNQDFIFAKMERQFGYPIVIKNVRDHMKRLLKIAGLNEDLTPHSLRHTHTSLLAEAGVSLEQIMDRLGHTDDQTTKNVYLHVTQEMKKEASQKFSELMRSLR is encoded by the coding sequence ATGAAAGGACATTTCTACAGAAGAGGCTGTAAATGCAAAAAGAAAAAATGCACTTGTGGATCAAAGTGGGCTTTCACCATTGATATTGGAATCGATCCAATCACCGGAAAGAGAAAGCAGAAGACAAAGAGTGGTTTTAATACGGAACAGGAAGCTGAAGCTGCTGCTGCCGCTCTAATTCATGAAGTAAACGAAGGAACTTATTTAGAGGAATCTGATAAAACCTTCAGCGAATTTACAATAGAATGGCTTCCCATCTACAGCGATTCTAAAGATGTAAAGCCTGGAACCATTAGAGTCCGTCTTCATGAAATCGGAAAGTTGTTACCCTACTTTGCTCAATTAAAATTAAAAGATATCACACGAAAGATGTATCAAGATGCTCTAAACGATTTAAAGGAACAAGGTTATTCTGATAGTACAAGAGAGGGCATCAACCGAACAGGAAGGATGATTTTTCGGAAGGCTCTAGAACTGGAGCTAATTAAGAAGGACCCTACTGAGTTTGCTTATGTAAAGAAGGATAAGAAAACGATTGAACAGTTAGAAGAGGAGGAAGTTCCAAAGTATCTTGAAAAAGAAGAGCTTGCCTTATTTTTAGAAACAGCCGGAATTCATGGACTCGAGCATGATGACCTGGTGTTTTTGATCCTCGCTTATACCGGAATAAGGGTTGGTGAGTTAGTTGCTCTCAAGTGGAAGGATGTAGACTTCAAAAACCACACGATCAGTATTACCAAGACGTACTACAATCCGAATAATAACGCCTTAGAGTATCAATTACTCCCACCGAAGACCCGAAAATCGAGAAGAAAAATTGTTGTGGATGAAGATGTCATTAATGCTTTGAAGGAGCATAAGAAGGTTCAGAATAAAGTCATTGAACAATTAGGTAATGATTACTATAACCAAGACTTTATCTTTGCAAAGATGGAGCGACAGTTTGGTTATCCTATTGTAATCAAAAACGTTCGAGACCACATGAAAAGGCTCCTTAAAATTGCAGGTCTAAATGAAGATTTAACACCACACAGTTTGAGACACACACATACGTCACTTCTTGCTGAAGCTGGTGTATCGCTTGAACAAATCATGGATCGTCTTGGTCATACGGACGATCAAACAACGAAAAATGTGTACCTCCATGTCACGCAAGAAATGAAAAAAGAAGCTTCCCAAAAGTTCAGCGAACTAATGAGAAGCCTCCGTTAA